The genomic interval GATGAAGATGTACATGCATATATAAGAAATtagaatagaggaaaaaaataacagatgtttattttattcaggataataaatattaaaaatatattttgaccaAATAAATGTCTATAAAAATCTATTGAAGGACAGCATATTCCTCCAGCCCAAAATATATCTCTTTGGTATAGGATTATTTTGAACTAATGGCAATCAAAACCTAGCAGATTCAGGAAAACCTCTTCACTTTCCTCTCAACTGCCATAATTTACCTTGGAAAGGGGGCCTGTGCCAGGAAAAGGTACTTCCAgagataccttttattttattttattttttaatgtttatttatttttaagaaagagagcatgagcaggggagggacagagagagggagacactgagggagaatctgaagcaggctccaggctctgagctgtccacacagagcctgacgcagggcttgaactccccaacagagagatcatgacctaagctgaagtcagaagcttaactgactgagtcacccaggcaaccctagagataccttttgttttctttatcttattttttcagaGATATGTTTAGCCTGAGAAATGTATCTACACGACAGGATAACCTTTATTTTCTAAacaccttctctctccttcccctgaatAGTCTTACTTCCCTTTAAACCTTCAGACCCTTACCCCTTTCCTCAGCTCGGTATGTTCTAGAAATCTCCTTACCTGGGAGCCCTGGGGGTCCTCTATTTTTATGAGGCTCCCTTACATATAAAGTTTGTTTCCATCCTGTCAATCTGTCTCATATCAGTTTAATTATTAGATCAGCCACAGAAggtagaagggaagaaaggaaacatttcatCTCTCTCCCACATACCatcaatacatatttaaaataaatacagtctgTTAATAACATATGATAATATGTAgtaaaaatatagttatttaacattttatatataatgtagaatgttttaaatttgtgtttattaaagtaaaaatattttaaagtataaaacaaatataaaatattttaaatttagtactaaaaataaaaattacttactaTATTAAATAGAAGCATGCTATGTACATGCggtattttacataaattatcttaATTAATTTCTACATTAAGTTTATGAGGTAACCACTGTTACGATCCCAATCCTACTCTGTACATGAATGAAGATTTAGAAAGCATAAGCAAGTGTCCAAAACCCAATCAGCAGAGAGGATACAATTTTAAACCAAGTTTTTCAAACTTGAGCTTCAGCTATTAGCCACTTCCTAAAACACATGCTTGACCAATGGGTGAAGTTACTTACAGGAGTTTACAAAATTACATTGGTGTCAAAAATTTCAGAGTGTGatcctgtatttgttttttaaaaattaaatccaatgtatgtgaaaaatatcattctaagtattatatgaaaaccaaatttttatttgtcatttaaaattaaaaggcttCAGAAAAAAGAGCCGCAAGTAGTAAGTTTGTGGAGATAAGTAGCTCATTTTTGTAGGCCTCTAACTGTACTCCAATGAATTTCTAGTGAATGCAATTGTGATCaaaatctcaaagagatattttttcctaaaactaCTGCAATGATTCTAAAGTTGCTAATGAAAGGAACCTTGTGAAACGAAATCAGAAACTTTTGTAAAGAAATCATGAGACTTGTGCCAAATTCGGCCCTCTAATACAACTGCAATGTCAAATATTGGGGGAATACAAACGAACAGTGTGGGAGAGGAAGTAACTTACTCTCTCCCCTGCTAGGTTCTGTACCCCGCGAGAGAAAAACCGAGGCTAATGACACGTATACCTCATGTGCACacgggagagagagactgaaaaaccGAGGGAAACTCCCTGGCGAGGCCCACGCCACCACCTACATACCATCTTCCACTAAGACAAGAGCTGTcggtgtggggggctgggggtgggcgcTGCCCAGGGAGCCAGTTAAGGGCTCCCAGGAAAAGGATGGGAAACAAGACAAGGTGGTTGTGCAGAATGAAGTCCGGCTTTCTCCACCGACAGGTCCTGTGCTGATTCAGCCGTCCTTCTCTTtctggcacagagagggagactccgtgagatctcctttttaaatgtaaaacgcCCCTTAGGAAAGAGTTCTACTCTGCTTTTGGAGATTCTCCTGCGTCTGGTGTTTCTTAACGCTAATCTGCTAAAACACAGCCCTTGTGTCAGAGGCCTATTTGAGGGCGGCATATTCTGTACCCTTCATGGGAACTTGGCATATTTGGGGAAGGTGTGTCCTGAACTGGTCCACTCCTGTTTTGGGGTGACATCTTAGGGTCCCCTTCCCAACTATCAATACCCCCGTCTGAATGAGAAAGCACAGTACTTGGTTATACAAAATAAGCCCCTGTGAACATTTTCACGAGAAGACAGAATTTCAGACACAAATACCAACGGGTCTCAGAAAAATCTGGAGCATAAAAGTGAAACTCCTTACTCTGTTCCCTCCCCCACACGTCATTGGCTGTCAGGCCAGAGCGGGGCGGAGCCCGGGGATGCGGCCGCGGGGCCTCGGTTGCCGCCCGCGCTTTCAGTTCTCAACCAGGTCCGACGACTGCTTATAATTACTCCGGTCGGGGCTTCATGGCCATCCCTGTGACCTGCTCCTGCAGCGTACGTAGTCNNNNNNNNNNNNNNNNNNNNNNNNNNNNNNNNNNNNNNNNNNNNNNNNNNNNNNNNNNNNNNNNNNNNNNNNNNNNNNNNNNNNNNNNNNNNNNNNNNNNGGCGCGGCGGCGTCAAGCGCATCTCCGGCCTCATCTACGAGGAGACCCGCGGGGTGCTCAAGGTGTTCCTGGAGAACGTGATCCGGGACGCCGTCACCTACACGGAGCACGCCAAGCGCAAGACGGTCACGGCCATGGACGTGGTCTACGCGCTCAAGCGCCAGGGCCGCACCCTCTACGGCTTCGGCGGCTGAGCGCCCGAGTCCTTTCCGACCGCCGCACGCGCAAAAAAAAAGGCCCTTCTCAGGGCCCCCATTCCCTCCGTGGAGGAGCTGTGACACGAGTTTCTGCTTTACTCCTTGGGTGTTGGGCTCCGCGTCTCCACTCCTACCTCTGGTCTTTGTGCTCCCCTATCCTTGACATTGTTCAGGAAGGTTCCGGATCCAACCAGGCTACCAAAAGTTAATACAACTTAAAGCCCGAGAAACTGCATGAGCCTGTTGGGCTTTAGTGTATCAAGTGAATAAACTTGATACTCAGGTTAGTGTTTGTCTGTTCAGTGGCGTTTTGGGCGTTTAACTCTCCCAACAGCCTGGCATGCTCGCAGCAGCTGGCAGGAAATGGGTTTCAGGGCTTTGCAGCAGGACCATTTTCTCTGCCCAGATGTTACCTGTCAAGTTTCAGAGAAAAGGGGCTCTCCATCTCCGCAGTGACTTCGTGAGGAGGCGCATTAAGTGTTCAAGACACCTTCACGTCTTGTGTAGTGGCCTTTATTCTGGTGACGTGTTCTCTGCTCAAAAAAGAAGGGGGCGTGCTAAGTGGACTGGAGAGCAGTAGCTGCGACAAGCTGTCCTTCCTTCCCCGCCTTCTCATGTATCCGGCACGTGATTGGCCCCTGGCTCAGATCCGGTTTCCACGCAGTGTGGACACTGGGTTGGCAAGGGACTTACAGGCTAATTCCGCACGGAGGGGTGCTGAGAGGGGGACGCACCTGACAGGCATTTCAGCCAAGTAATACGGGAAACAAGGTTGCGTCAGAGAAAGGTGAGGATGAAAAGACAGGGCAGACTCTACCCCAGAAGGGCTAGTGAAGAGATCCTGGGCACGGAGTGGAAAAGGAATCAAACCAAGACAGAAACGCAGACCTAAACGCAAAGTAGGACTTAGTATTCTTCCAGACCAGCTCTTAGTAAGAGAAAGGAACCCGAAGTCAAAGGTAGTAGAAAGCTTGGCCAGTGCAGACACAGCCTGAAGAAGTCATTGTCCAcaggtatataaaaagaataaacagtggTCTATCTGTggggaagggcggggggagggtggtgTAATTTTTTCTAAAGctgaaattgaaaacatttttccctTGCCTCACCAAGAATTAACCTTCATAAGATCAAACACTAGATGTCATCTGGCCTGTCTCCCAGCCCAGGACCCTCCATCCAGTCAGTGCCTTCTTTCTTAATGATTGTGATCTCTCATTTTCCTGGGATAATTTGGGCCTAACTTCAGCTAACATATGACTCTAAATTGCAAAACCCCCAGTGTTTTGAATGATATTTCCTTATGTCTTTGCTATTCCTGTAGCAGATTGTCTGTCAGgagactttctttttaattatatttccccaACAGCTTCTAAAGGTCTATTATCTGTGGCTTTCCCTTGATTTCTTGAACAATTTTGATATCTctcagttcttaaaaataaacaacaaaaagaaaaatccccaagTATTAtgtacattgttatttttatagctAATATTCTAGTACTTGTGATCAGAAATCTATGACTGCTGTTCATAGCCTGATTTAATGAAACATTCAAAACTTCTTGATATTACCTTTCCTAAATCCAGGCCCCAAGTTTTGAATAATGAAACCATGAAGGTGTTTATTACTTCTATCTAAACTCCTCTTCTGGTTTCCCACGTGGCCATGAGGCCACACAGTTTCTCATTTCATGAGAAAAGATGTACTTTGTAATTAGCATTATACCATTGTGAGAACTGTTTTGTTGTATATCATGTAATACGAAAAAGGAGggcaaatcaaaataaattatacattcatGTTtaccagataaaatattttttaatataaatgtttaacagttttatttacgTTGGATAGAACatacttatatttacataaaataaccACACAAAACTACCAAGAGACTGTTACTAGATATCAATGCCATGGACAAAAATAACACACTTCACAGGAAATATCGGAAGCTTCTTGGAGGCTTATCCGTCTCCTCTGTATTCACTTAATTCACTCAGTATCATACTTAAATAGAGGATTCTATCCTATTCCACAATGATAATActgattaatataataaattaaccAGACATTctcttttttagatgtttttatttatttttgagagagagagagaaaactgtgagcaggggagggtcagagagagagggagacacagaatccaaagacgggctccaggctctgagctagctgtcagcacagagcctgatgcagggctcgaacccatgagccgtgagatcatgacctgagccaaagtcagatgcttaaccgacttagccacccaggcaccctgaccagATATTCTCTTGACATCAGAAGATGGTTACTATTTTTACTTATACAGTTCTCTAGAGGCCCATGCTACAAAATACAGATCTGAAATGGAGTTTTCCAGAAGcatcaaaagaattttaataagtaATTGTACCAGATACCTGTCAGACTCTACCGTGGGACTGATTTAAGATTTTCTAAGCCATATTAGAAGAAGGCTACTTAACCCAAGATCAGCAAAGCAAGAGTTAATCAGTTAGGACTGAATAAACTGATTTGATTGTGGCTAAAATTCTTTTACTAAAGTCTTCTTATACTTGTATTTGCTATCTTTTTCAAATGAATcctcaaattttagaaaaatattctattaaaggAAATCCTGGTCTTTTGTTAGGAATACTTATACGTATGACTCTGTTGAAAATGGGATATATATTGATTGGCTCTAGTTACAAAACCACACTGAATAATGATTGGATTTTATACAAGATGCTTTCTCCTAGGAATGCAGTTACTATAATATGGTTAATAAAGGTTTAGAACGAATTGATCCTTCTTAAAACAAGTAGGCCTTTATCCCATTTCCAAACTAGCATTAAAACAGACCAAGTAagacaaaagtaaatttttaaatacgtCATCATTAGATACCTAATGCTCTGATCACAGTTGATAAAAAGCCTTGATGTTGGTTCCCTAAACACTTCAAAGTATATATTTCTCTACTATTTGCAGGTATTCAATACCGCTATAGAAACAAATGTGATGGATGAAACTTACGTCTTAAGTATAGTTAAATGGAAAACTGAGCACGTATGTATAGAGAGAAAGGATAAAGGACCAAGAGAAACGTAATATTCATGAGACACTTTTATATTTGAAACACCTGCACACTAAATATGCCTGAGATACATTGtaggggcccatccagccaaaaggCCTGCGGAGGAGATTCCACTGTGATGGCAAGGCCTCCAGGGGAGCGCATGGAATCGCAAAGTCCcgagccttgtctaggaaggcgctaccctggataacggttggccctccccccatgcGAGGATCAGGACGAacgaacaaaggtcctgggagctggggtgcagtgctgtgtggcctttgggaccctgcttccccctacttgagaatgtgtgcgcttgactgcttgacctaagtgggtcagagactggggttagttctcctattattcatgcctcttggtgattgtggtttcagtaactgggcagattttctgattgaaatttcctccctggttagaggcaccttacttacagactattgtttgaaccgttaaagaaaaatagccttgtcataagcttcggttaatattacactatgtacgcaaaataagacccccgctgatgtattttgagtgatgaattatgttttttgatcttctgtattgtgcctcattcctgtctttgattttctgttctctcttctgtgaaaacaatgatcttttctgaaacatgagattcctaagaagttgcaaacaatgtaatcattaaaagaaagatgtaatcacctatggtatataagacaccaagtttcacagtaaagtgtggtctcttccaccattcatgtggtctgtgttctttcttgtagatatttcgccgacaccaaccccctactcagagacccttagaccctgatgcgtgggctggtcccccgcaataCATGAGGAACCAAATATTCATGATACACTAAATGTATTTGGAACAAGTAACACCTCAGTGCAGTCCCCCTCTGGTGATGTCCATTCTGGCCCCACGCATCCTCCGCCTCCGGTACGCAGATGAAACTCCTGGCTCGTAGGCAGTCGGACTGGTAAGCGGCCGCTGTGGCCAGTCATAACTGTCTCTCTTCGAAAGACTAGGTCCCTGTCACGGGCGCTGGCTTACCTTCCGTTTGAGGAACTACCTGCCCAGACTTGAACTCTGGTCTTCAACAAGGCAGGCTGCacgtggcagagagaaaggtaacTCAATATATAACCAGTGACAGCGGCGGGGGCCCATCCCCTCCCGCCCTTATCCCAAGCCTTGGCTCAGCACGCgtctctccccttcctcaggCTGTCTCAGGTGGATGTAAAGACCCAGACATCCTCAGCCTTGTTATTTGGTCTGAGTCTTTCTGTGCCGCAGGACAGCTTGTCCGTAGCGATTTTGAGGCCAGCAAGGCATAAACCCAGCATGAGCACAGACGAACACGCATACGTCGTAGAAATACTCAGGAGAATATCTCtgttgggtgggggaagggctaaatgggtttGGGCGTTAAGGACAGTGTTGGGCTGAGCGCTGGGTATCAtgtgtaagtgaagaatcactaagTTTtatccctaaataaataaataaatagaatatccCCATCATTTGCGAAGTTGTTTGAAAAAAACATACTGACACCGGAGTATCAGGCGCAGCTCCCTAACAGACCGTCCTAATCCAGCCGATTAATGCAGCCGGAGCTTTACCGGAATGTGGGTGTTTAAAAAAGTCACTCCCACCTGGCGATCACAGAACGAGATGCCATCGTGGTGAAGCACAAATCAGTGCTTCTCACAAGTGTGTGGGTCCGGCTCTGCCAGTTAAGGGCTTCTCATTATCTACTcgatcctcacaataaccctttGAGGGAGGTGTCAccgtcatcatcaccatcatcacaacCCTGTGCACGAGGAAACTCAGGCCCAGGAAAGATGTAAAACTTCACCTGCTCTCACAAGCAAACGACGCCTCTGACGACTGTTCAAACCTTTCTCCAGCTACCATCACTGCAGGGCGCAAAATTATGCAACAGGACATTTACATCTTAACTCTTAAAATCTTTCTTACATGCTTGAGCTTACGGACGTCCAAAGTGTATGTGGGTCCACTTGCTGGTGCCAAATCTGACATATTCCCGAGTTACAAGTACACTTTCAGGTGGCTCACATTAATGACCAAGACGCTGAGAACACATCTACTAAACACACTTGGGCTGCCTAGAGCTGACGTCTTGTGCTTTTGCTGAGTCTGAGTAACGGCATGACTCGAACTGTCAGCTTCCGTCACAGCCGCCAAGGAAGCGCCCGCCACCTGCCCCACACTTAACGCCTGCCCCACACTTAACGCGGAATAAACGTCCACTGTGAGCCGCCTCCCTGAACCGTACAAAGACACCTTTAACCCTAAATTGTCAGTGTTCTCTACTCTTCGTGGTAAAAAAGCCATGTGAGCATCAGAAGGGCGCTGGGGGCCCCCCCGGACTTGTACACTGACCTCCTGATGTGACAGGTGACATTTACAGGGGGCAAAGCCTCCGACGACAATCTAACTTAAAGGTAAATCGCCGCTTTTTCTTGGGACAAAACTCTTAGGAATTTCAAGTCTGAAAACCTTTTCAGCGCTTGCCAAGCCGCCCCCATCGGGCCCTCGCGCACGGGGCCGATCAGAGGTCTCCCCAGCAGGCCCACAATTAGGCCTCGAGAAGGGGGTTGTGCTGACCGCAGGGAGCCCTGGAAGCCCCTTCACGCAACCTGCTTCCTCGAGCACATTCTGCGGCCAACAAGACCCCGCACCCGGCGGGGAGGTTCGCAGCTGTAGGTCTCCAATAGGAGAGGGAGCGCCCCCTCCGGGACGCGGAGGCGCGAACCAGCGGCACAGCTCCTCTGGGAAAGCGGGCGAAGCCCTGAAAAGGGCCTTTTGTTTGCAGACAGGGCGAGTAGGGGTGCTCAGAGCCCCGGGACGCCGGGAACCCAGAGCTCAGCCGCCGAAGCCGTAGAGGGTGCGGCCCTGGCGCTTGAGCGCGTAGACCACGTCCATGGCCGTGACCGTCTTGCGCTTGGCGTGCTCCGTGTAGGTGACGGCGTCCCGGATCACGTTCTCCAGGAACACCTTGAGCACCCCGCGGGTCTCCTCGTAGATGAGGCCGG from Suricata suricatta isolate VVHF042 chromosome 7, meerkat_22Aug2017_6uvM2_HiC, whole genome shotgun sequence carries:
- the LOC115296497 gene encoding histone H4-like, which translates into the protein MAIPVTCSCSRGGVKRISGLIYEETRGVLKVFLENVIRDAVTYTEHAKRKTVTAMDVVYALKRQGRTLYGFGG